The following proteins are encoded in a genomic region of Channa argus isolate prfri chromosome 3, Channa argus male v1.0, whole genome shotgun sequence:
- the ankrd49 gene encoding ankyrin repeat domain-containing protein 49, which translates to MEFPEDFNQLELLNTHGHLIPRGASSLWTGSKDEDEEAEEEVEHSEEWYLEKEETLKDKPKELILWAAENNRLSTIHRLLTADPLLVHCCDEDGYTPLHRASYSGHVDVVSALLTAGSKVNPRTIDGWTPLHSACRWSHAAVASFLLQHGAELNAQTNGGLTPLHLAASHSSSSKPDSAQTLELLLSQRHLKPGLRSNSGETASVVAQRSGPHHFLFEMVEDYINVIPMS; encoded by the exons ATGGAATTTCCTGAGGATTTCAACCAGCTTGAGCTTCTGAATACTCATGGACACCTGATACCGCGTGGGGCCAGCAGCCTGTGGACCGGGAGCAAAGATGAGGACGAAGAGGCCGAGGAGGAGGTAGAGCACAGCGAGGAGTGGTATCTAGAAAAGGAGGAAACTCTTAAAGACAAACCAAAGGAGCTTATCCTGTGGGCAGCAGAAAACAATCGA CTTTCAACTATCCACAGGTTGTTAACAGCTGATCCTTTGCTGGTGCACTGCTGTGATGAGGACGGTTACACTCCATTGCACCGAGCTTCTTACAGTGGCCATGTGGATGTTGTTTCTGCTTTACTCACTGCCGGCTCTAAAGTTAACCCTCGCACCATCGACGGCTGGACACCCCTTCACAGTGCCTGCCGTTGGAGCCACGCTGCTGTTGCAAGCTTTCTTCTGCAGCATGGAGCTGAACTGAATGCCCAAACCAACGGTGGGCTCACACCACTACACCTAGCTGCTTCCCACAGCAGCTCCTCAAAACCAGACTCCGCCCAGACATTAGAGCTCCTCCTCTCTCAGCGACACCTGAAGCCAGGGTTACGTAGCAACAGCGGGGAGACAGCTAGTGTGGTGGCCCAAAGGAGCGGGccacatcacttcctgtttgaaaTGGTAGAAGACTATATCAATGTGATACCGATgtcataa